CGAGCGTGCCGAGGGCCCCGCACCGAACGGTGCGGGGCCCTCGGCGCGACGGCGACGAGTGAGTCGGAGTCACCTTTGCAACGATCACGTTTCGACTCGTCGCTTTCGGCCTCGCGCGCGTGCGCGGCTGGCTAGGCTGCCCGGTACCCCGGCCGTCCACGCGCGGCCACCCCCATGCACTGGAGGACTCCCTTGAGGAACATTCGGAAGACCGCGCTCGGCGGTCTCGCGACGCTCGGCGTCGCGGCTCTGCTCGCCGGCTGCGCTTCGGCGCCGGAGGAGGGTCCCGCCGAGTCCGGCGAGGCCACCGCAGACATCTCGCCCTGCATCGTGTCGGACGCGGGCGGCTTCAACGACCAGTCGTTCAACCAGCTCGGCCTCGAGGGCCTCGAGGCCGCTGCCGACGAGCTCGGCGTCGAGGCATCGCAGGCGGAGTCGCAGTCGGAGACCGACTACCAGTCGAACATCCAGAACCTGCTCGACAACGGCTGCGACATGATGATCACGGTCGGCTTCCTGCTCGCCGAGGCCACGTCGGCCGCCGCCGAGGCGAACCCCGACGTCAACTTCGCCATCATCGACGACTCGTCGATCACGGCCGACAACGTGCAGCCGATCACGTTCGACACGGCCCAGGCCGCGTTCCTCGCCGGCTACGCCGCCGCTGCCTCGTCGCAGTCGGGCATCATCGCCACGTGGGGTGGCATCAACATCCCGCCCGTGACGATCTTCATGGACGGCTTCGTGCTCGGCGCGCAGTACTACAACGAGCAGAACGGCGCAGACGTGCAGGTGCTCGGCTGGGACGTCGAGGCGCAGGACGGCACGTTCGTCGGCGCGTTCGAGGCCGGCCCCGCAGCCAACGCCACGGCGACCACGTTCCTCCAGCAGGGCGCGGACATCGTCATGCCGGTCGGTGGCCCGATCTTCCTCTCCGCTGGCGAGGCGATCCGCACGGCGCAGGCCGAGAACCCCGACACGCGCTACGGCATGATCGGCGTCGACGCCGACCTGTCGCAGACGGCTCCCGAGTACGCCGACCTCTTCGTCACCTCCGTGCTCAAGGGCATGGATGCGGGCGTCGAGGCAGTCGTCCTCGCCGACGCAGCCGGTGAGTTCTCGAGCGACCCGTACGTGGGCACGCTGGAGAACGACGGCGTCGGCATCGCCGGCTTCAACGAGTGGGAGTCGCAGGTCCCCGAGGGCCTCGCAGACGAGCTCGAGACGATCCGCACGGCGATCATCGCCGGCGACATCGTCGTCGACTCGCCCTCCTCGCCGTAAGGCACCGCATTCGCGTGGGGGTCGGCGTCATGCCGGCCCCCACGCGTGCGACTACAGTCGTGACACCGGCACCCGCACACGGGCTGCCGGTCGACCATCCCCACCACCCACGGCACCACCCATTCGAGGAGCGGCGATGACCCTCGAGCTGCGCGGCATCACCAAGCGCTTCGGCTCGCTCACGGCCAACGACCACATCGACCTCACGGTCGAGGCAGGCGAGATCCACTGCCTGCTGGGCGAGAACGGCGCGGGCAAGTCCACGCTCATGAACGTGCTCTACGGCCTGTACCAGGCCGACGAGGGCGACATCCTGCTCGACGACGTCGTGCAGCGGTTCGCGGGACCCGGCGACGCCATGCGCGCCGGCATCGGCATGGTGCACCAGCACTTCATGCTCATCCCCGTCTTCACCGTCGCCGAGAACGTGCTGCTCGGCCACGAGAAGGAGCTCGGCGGGCTCGCAGGCGCCAAGCGCCGCGTCGTCGAGATCTCCGAGCGCTTCGGCTTCCACATCGACCCCGACGCCCGCATCGAGGACCTCCCGGTGGGCGTGCAGCAGCGCGTCGAGATCATCAAGGCCCTGTCGCTCGACGCGAAGGTGCTCGTGTTCGACGAGCCCACCGCGGTGCTGACGCCGCAGGAGACCGACGAGCTCATGGCGATCATGCAGCAGCTGCGCGACGAGGGCACGGCCATCGTGTTCATCACGCACAAGCTGCGCGAGGTGCGCGCCATCGCCGACCGCATCACCGTGATCCGCCTCGGCCAGGTCGTCGGCACCGCCGAGCCCACCGCGACGAGCGTCGAGCTCGCCTCGCTCATGGTCGGCCGCCCCGTCGAGCTGACCGTGCAGAAGCAGCCGTCGGTGCGCACCGACAACGAGCTCGTCATCGAGCACCTCACCGTGCTCGACGAGCAGGGCATCGCCGTCGTCGACGACCTCTCGCTGACGGTGCACGGCGGCGAGGTCGTGTGCATCGCCGGCGTGCAGGGCAACGGCCAGACCGAGCTCACCGAGGCCATCCTCGGCTTGCAGCGGCGCGCGACCGGCAGCATCCGCCTCAACGGCGTCGAGCTGCTCGGCCGCAGCGTGCGCGACGTGCTCGACTCGGGCGTCGGCTTCGTGCCGGAGGACCGCAAGATCGACGGCCTCGTCGGCGAGTTCTCGATCGCCGAGAACCTCATGCTCGACCGCTACCTCGGCGACCCGTTCGTGCAGCGCGGCACGATCGTGCGCGGCGCGCGCGACGAGTTCGCGCAGGAGCGCCTCGGCGCGTTCGACATCCGCGCCCAGTCGATCCAGACGCCCGTCGGCACGCTGTCGGGCGGCAACCAGCAGAAGGTCGTGCTGGCGCGCGAGCTCTCGCGGCCGCTGCAGCTGTTCGTCGCGTCGCAGCCCACGCGCGGCCTCGACGTCGGCTCGATCGAGTTCGTGCACGCGCAGGTCATCGCGACGCGCGATGCGGGCATCCCCGTCATCGTCGTCTCCACCGAGCTCGACGAGGTCGTCGGGCTCGCCGACCGCATCGCGGTCATGTACGGCGGCGGCGTCGTGGGCGTCGTGCCCGCCGACACGTCGCGCGACGACCTCGGCATCATGATGGCCGGAGAGCTGCCGGAGGGACTCGCAGCATGACCGACGAGAAGGACACGTCGGGCCCCGCGCCCGACGCCACCGACCACGACGCGCCCCTCGCTGCCGACCAGCAGCGCACCGGCGGCGCCCCGTCGAACGACGCCGACGGCGACCGCGACGTCGTGCACGCCCCGACGGTCGTCGAGGTGCCCGTCGCCGAGGCGCCGAAGACCGAGTCGCACGAGCAGAACCAGGACGAGGACCGCTGGGGGAGCGTCGCGCGCGAGATCCTCGGTGGCACGCCCATGGTGTCGCTGCTCGCCGTGCTCGTCGCCTTCGTCGTCGGCGGCATCCTCATCGCCGCGACCGACGAGCAGGTGCAGGCGGCGAGCGGCTACTTCTTCGCTCGCCCCGGCGACACGCTCGCCGCGATCGGCTCGGCAGTGGGCGGCGCCTACTGGGCGCTGTTCCAGGGCTCGATCCTCAACTTCTCGCGGCCCGAGGGCGGCTTCGTCGCCCTCATCCGCCCGCTCACCGAGACGCTGCACTTCGCGGCGCCGCTCATCGCAGCGGGCCTCGGCGTCGCCGTCGCCTTCCGCGTCGGCATGTTCAACATCGGTGGCCGCGGGCAGATGCTCGCTGCTGCCGCTGCAGCCGGATGGGTGGGCTTCTCGTTCCCGCTGCCGCCCGTGCTGCACATCATCGTGGCGCTGCTCGCCGGCATGATCGCCGGCGCGCTGTGGGCGGGCATCGCCGGCCTCCTCAAGGCGCGCACCGGCGCGCACGAGGTCATCACGACGATCATGCTGAACTTCGTCGCGCTGTGGCTGCTGTCGTACCTCATCCGCACGCCGAACCTGCTGCAGGCGCCGGGGAGCAACAACCCGATCACGCCGCGCATGCTCGAGACGGCCATCCTGCCGCCGCTGCTCGGCTCGCAGTTCAACCTCACGTGGGGCATCGTGCTGTCGGTCGCGGCGGTCGTCGTGGCCTGGTGGCTCATCGAGCGCTCGAGCCTCGGCTTCCGCTTCCGCGCCGTCGGCCTCAACCCGCAGGCCGCGCTCAACGCCGGCATGTCGGTGAAGACCGTCTACGTGCAGGCGATGCTCGTCGCGGGTGCCTTCATGGGCCTCGCGGGCGCGCAGCAGGTGCAGGCGACCGTCACGACGGGCTTCACCTCCGGCATCGACGCCGGCATCGGCTTCGACGCCATCACCGTGGCGCTGCTGGGCCGCTCGAACCCGTGGGGCGTGCTCGCCGCCGGCCTGCTGTTCGGCGCGTTCAAGGCAGGCGGATTCCGCATGCAGGCCGCCGAGGGCGTGCCGATCGACATCGTGCTCGTCGTGCAGTCGGTCATCGTGCTGTGCATCGCGGCCCCGCCGCTCGTGCGCACGATCTTCCGTCTGCCCAAGCCGAGGGGAGGCGTGCGATGAGCACCGTCCAGACCGCCGGCCTCGCTCCGGAGGCGACCACCGAGGTCGCGCGTCCGCGCAGCCTCCGCGTGCCCATCACCTACGCCGTGCTCACGGTCGTCGCGGCCATCGTGCTCGTCGGCCTCGGCCGCGACGGCGAGACGACGCTGCGCCTGTCGACGAACGCCGACCTGCTGCAGCTGCCCGACGCCGTGCTGCCCGCGCGCATCACGGGCATCGTCGCCGCGCTGCTGCTCGCCGCCATGACGGGCGTCGCCATCGCGGCGCACCTCACCCGCCGCAAGGTCGGCGTGTGGCTGCCCATCGTCTACGGCGTCGTCGCCGTCGTCGCCTTCCTCGTGTGGGCAGGCGCGACGAAGTCGATCCCGCTGCCCGGCCTCCTCGTGCTCACGGTCGGCCTCGCCGTGCCCCTGATCTTCGGCGCCCTCGGCGGCGTGATCTCCGAGCGCGTCGGCGTCGTGAACATCGCCATCGAGGGCCAGCTGCTCTCGGGCGCGTTCGCCGCTGCCGTCGCCTCGTCGGCGATCGCGTCGGGCCCCATCGGCGACATGGGCACGGTCGGCATCCTCATCGCCGGCGTCGGCGGCGTCATCGCCGCCATGGTCGCCGCCGTGCTCGTCTCGATGGTGCTCGCCGCGTTCTCGATCAAGTACTACGTCGACCAGGTCATCGTCGGCGTCGTGCTCAACGTGCTCGTGCTCGGCCTCACGAACTTCCTCTACTCGTCGGTGCTCACCGACCACCCCGAGCTCAACAACCCCGACCGGTTCTCGCGCATCCGCATCCCGCTGCTCGCCGACATCCCGATCGTCGGCCCTGCGCTCTTCAACCAGACCGTCATCGTCTACGCCGTGTACGTCGCGGTGATCGTCGTGACGATCGGCCTGTTCCGCACGACGTGGGGCCTTCGCCTGCGCGCGCTCGGCGAGCACCCGCTCGCGGCCGACACCGTCGGCATCCGCGTCAACAGGTGGCGCTTCTGGAACGTGACGCTCGCGGGCGCGATCGTCGGCATCGGTGGCGCGTACTTCACGCTCGACTCGAACGGCTCGTTCCAGCGCGACATGACGAGCGGCCTCGGCTTCATCGCCCTCGCCGCCGTGATCTTCGGCCAGTGGCACCCGATCAAGGCGACGTTCGCGGCGCTGCTGTTCGGCTTCGCGCAGGCGCTGCAGAACGTGCTGCAGTCGATCGGCTCGGGCGTGCCCAACGAGTTCATGCTCATGCTGCCGTACGTGATCACGATCCTCGCCGTCGCCGGCTTCATCGGGCAGTCGCGGGCTCCGGCCGCGAGCGGCAAGCCCTACATGAAGTCATGACGACGGTCGACTGGGATGCGCTGCACGCCGCAGCGGTCGAGGCGAACGCGAAGGCGTACGCGCCGTACTCGGGCTTCGCCGTCGGCTGCGCGGCGCTGACCGACGACGGCCGCGTCGTGTCGGGCGCGAACGTCGAGAACGCGGCGTACGGCGTGACGCTGTGCGCCGAGTGCTCGATGGTCTCGGCGCTCGTGATGGGCGGCGGCGGGAAGCTGGTCGCGTTCACGTGCGTCGACGGCCACGGCGCCACGCTCATGCCGTGTGGACGCTGCCGCCAGCTGCTGTTCGAGCACGCCGCACCGGGCATGCTGCTGCAGACGCTGTCGGGCATCCGTACGATCGACGAGGTGCTGCCGGACGCCTTCGGGCCCACGACGCTCGACGCGTACCGCGCATCCGACTCCTGAGGGCCGACCGGCCCTCTTCCTGACGAGAGGGACCCCATGGCAGAGGCGCACGACGTCGTCGACCTCATCCGCACGAAGCGCGACCGCGGCGTGCTCGCGACCGACGAGATCGACTGGCTCATCGACGCGTACACGCGCGGCTACGTCGAGGATGCGCAGATGGCGGCCCTCGCGATGGCGATCCTGCTCAACGGCATGGAGCGGCGCGAGATCCACGACCTCACGCAGGCGATGATCGCGTCTGGCGAGCGCATGGACTTCTCGTCGCTGCCGATGCCCACGGTCGACAAGCACTCGACGGGTGGCGTCGGCGACAAGATCACGCTGCCGCTCATGCCGCTCGTCGCGGCGTTCGGCGTCGCGGTGCCGCAGCTGTCGGGCCGCGGCCTCGGCCACACGGGCGGCACGCTCGACAAGCTCGAGTCGATCCCCGGCTGGCGCGCCGCGCTGTCGAACGACGAGATGCTCGCGCAGCTCGCCGACGTCGGCGGCGTCATCTGCGCCGCCGGATCGGGCCTCGCGCCCGCCGACAAGCGCCTCTACGCGCTGCGCGACATCACGGGCACCGTGGAGGCGATCCCGCTCATCGCGTCGTCGATCATGTCGAAGAAGATCGCCGAGGGCACGGGTGCGCTCGTGCTCGACGTGAAGTTCGGCTCGGGCGCGTTCATGCAGCAGGAGTCGCGAGCGCGCGAGCTCGCCGAGACGATGGTGGCGCTCGGCAAGGATGCGGGCGTCGACACGCGCGCGCTGCTCACGAGCATGGACGTGCCGCTGGGCCTCGCGATCGGCAACGCCAACGAGGTGCGCGAGTCGGTCGAGGTGCTCGCCGGCGGCGGCCCCGCCGACGTCGTCGAGCTCACGGTCGCGCTCGCGCGCGAGATGCTCGCGGCGGTCGGGCAGCCCGACGCCGACGTCGAGGCCGCGCTCGCCGACGGTCGCGCGATGGACCGCTGGCGTCGCTTCGTCGTCGCGCAGGGCGGCGACCCCGACGCGGCGCTGCCCGTCGCCAACGAGACCCACACGGTCGTGGCGGAGTCCGACGGCGTGCTCGCGCGCCAGGAGGCGCTGCCGTTCGGCGTCGCCGCCTGGCGCCTCGGCGCGGGCCGTGCGCGCGCGACCGACGAGGTCGTGCACGCCGCAGGCATCGACCTGCACGTGAAGCCCGGCGACGCCGTGCGCGCCGGCCAGCCGCTCTGGACGCTCTCGGCCGACGACGCCTCGCGCTTCGACCGCGCGCTCGCGTCGCTCGAGGGTGCCTGGGAGGTCGCGCCCGTCGGCACGCCCGTCGACGTGCAGCCCATCGTGCGCGACCGCATCGTCTGACGCCGCATGACCGCCGCGATCGCGGGGTCGCGCCCATGACCGCACCTCAGGGAGCGGATGGTGGGCAACCTGCAGGGACGGCGGGTCGGGGAACGGACCGAGCCTCCTTCCGCAGGAGGAGCGCCGATCGTGCCGTAATCCGATGCGCATCCCAGCCCGCGCGGGCCAGGATGGAGGCATGAGCACCAACCAGGTCCAGGGCGCGTCGAGCGCCTGGAGCATCACGAGCCTCGTCATCGGCATCGCGTCGATCTTCATGGGGTGGACCTTCCTCGCGCCCATCGCCGGCATCGTCGTGGGCGTCATGGCGAAGGGCCGCGAGCCGCACGCGCGCACGATGGCGAACTGGGGCATCGGCCTCAACGTCGTCATGCTCGTCGGCAGCCTGCTGCTGTGGATCCTGTTCGGCGGCGCCATCCTGGCGCTGCTGGGCATCGGCGCGTTCGCGTC
The sequence above is a segment of the Agrococcus jejuensis genome. Coding sequences within it:
- a CDS encoding cytidine deaminase, which gives rise to MTTVDWDALHAAAVEANAKAYAPYSGFAVGCAALTDDGRVVSGANVENAAYGVTLCAECSMVSALVMGGGGKLVAFTCVDGHGATLMPCGRCRQLLFEHAAPGMLLQTLSGIRTIDEVLPDAFGPTTLDAYRASDS
- a CDS encoding thymidine phosphorylase, which translates into the protein MAEAHDVVDLIRTKRDRGVLATDEIDWLIDAYTRGYVEDAQMAALAMAILLNGMERREIHDLTQAMIASGERMDFSSLPMPTVDKHSTGGVGDKITLPLMPLVAAFGVAVPQLSGRGLGHTGGTLDKLESIPGWRAALSNDEMLAQLADVGGVICAAGSGLAPADKRLYALRDITGTVEAIPLIASSIMSKKIAEGTGALVLDVKFGSGAFMQQESRARELAETMVALGKDAGVDTRALLTSMDVPLGLAIGNANEVRESVEVLAGGGPADVVELTVALAREMLAAVGQPDADVEAALADGRAMDRWRRFVVAQGGDPDAALPVANETHTVVAESDGVLARQEALPFGVAAWRLGAGRARATDEVVHAAGIDLHVKPGDAVRAGQPLWTLSADDASRFDRALASLEGAWEVAPVGTPVDVQPIVRDRIV
- a CDS encoding ABC transporter ATP-binding protein; its protein translation is MTLELRGITKRFGSLTANDHIDLTVEAGEIHCLLGENGAGKSTLMNVLYGLYQADEGDILLDDVVQRFAGPGDAMRAGIGMVHQHFMLIPVFTVAENVLLGHEKELGGLAGAKRRVVEISERFGFHIDPDARIEDLPVGVQQRVEIIKALSLDAKVLVFDEPTAVLTPQETDELMAIMQQLRDEGTAIVFITHKLREVRAIADRITVIRLGQVVGTAEPTATSVELASLMVGRPVELTVQKQPSVRTDNELVIEHLTVLDEQGIAVVDDLSLTVHGGEVVCIAGVQGNGQTELTEAILGLQRRATGSIRLNGVELLGRSVRDVLDSGVGFVPEDRKIDGLVGEFSIAENLMLDRYLGDPFVQRGTIVRGARDEFAQERLGAFDIRAQSIQTPVGTLSGGNQQKVVLARELSRPLQLFVASQPTRGLDVGSIEFVHAQVIATRDAGIPVIVVSTELDEVVGLADRIAVMYGGGVVGVVPADTSRDDLGIMMAGELPEGLAA
- a CDS encoding ABC transporter permease, translated to MTDEKDTSGPAPDATDHDAPLAADQQRTGGAPSNDADGDRDVVHAPTVVEVPVAEAPKTESHEQNQDEDRWGSVAREILGGTPMVSLLAVLVAFVVGGILIAATDEQVQAASGYFFARPGDTLAAIGSAVGGAYWALFQGSILNFSRPEGGFVALIRPLTETLHFAAPLIAAGLGVAVAFRVGMFNIGGRGQMLAAAAAAGWVGFSFPLPPVLHIIVALLAGMIAGALWAGIAGLLKARTGAHEVITTIMLNFVALWLLSYLIRTPNLLQAPGSNNPITPRMLETAILPPLLGSQFNLTWGIVLSVAAVVVAWWLIERSSLGFRFRAVGLNPQAALNAGMSVKTVYVQAMLVAGAFMGLAGAQQVQATVTTGFTSGIDAGIGFDAITVALLGRSNPWGVLAAGLLFGAFKAGGFRMQAAEGVPIDIVLVVQSVIVLCIAAPPLVRTIFRLPKPRGGVR
- a CDS encoding ABC transporter permease — translated: MSTVQTAGLAPEATTEVARPRSLRVPITYAVLTVVAAIVLVGLGRDGETTLRLSTNADLLQLPDAVLPARITGIVAALLLAAMTGVAIAAHLTRRKVGVWLPIVYGVVAVVAFLVWAGATKSIPLPGLLVLTVGLAVPLIFGALGGVISERVGVVNIAIEGQLLSGAFAAAVASSAIASGPIGDMGTVGILIAGVGGVIAAMVAAVLVSMVLAAFSIKYYVDQVIVGVVLNVLVLGLTNFLYSSVLTDHPELNNPDRFSRIRIPLLADIPIVGPALFNQTVIVYAVYVAVIVVTIGLFRTTWGLRLRALGEHPLAADTVGIRVNRWRFWNVTLAGAIVGIGGAYFTLDSNGSFQRDMTSGLGFIALAAVIFGQWHPIKATFAALLFGFAQALQNVLQSIGSGVPNEFMLMLPYVITILAVAGFIGQSRAPAASGKPYMKS
- a CDS encoding BMP family ABC transporter substrate-binding protein, with amino-acid sequence MHWRTPLRNIRKTALGGLATLGVAALLAGCASAPEEGPAESGEATADISPCIVSDAGGFNDQSFNQLGLEGLEAAADELGVEASQAESQSETDYQSNIQNLLDNGCDMMITVGFLLAEATSAAAEANPDVNFAIIDDSSITADNVQPITFDTAQAAFLAGYAAAASSQSGIIATWGGINIPPVTIFMDGFVLGAQYYNEQNGADVQVLGWDVEAQDGTFVGAFEAGPAANATATTFLQQGADIVMPVGGPIFLSAGEAIRTAQAENPDTRYGMIGVDADLSQTAPEYADLFVTSVLKGMDAGVEAVVLADAAGEFSSDPYVGTLENDGVGIAGFNEWESQVPEGLADELETIRTAIIAGDIVVDSPSSP